In Paludibaculum fermentans, the genomic stretch CTCGGCTCGTAGCGGTCCGCCCTACCGGGCGAAAAGGCTGGACTTGCCGGGTCTCTGCGCTATGATGAGGTTCAGATGAGCCTGCTCTCTCCGAGACTTCAGCTCGCGGTCAAGCAGAAACAGATCCTCACTCCTGGGCTTGTCCAGATGGTGACGGTACTCCAGTTGAACCGGCTGGAGCTGCGTGAAATGATCGCCCAGGAAATCGCCGAAAACCCCGTGTTGGAAGACACAGGGGAGATCGGGGAAGACCTGACCCCTGCCGAAGTGCAGTCGCTGCTGGAACTGGAACGCGATCCGGCCCCCTCCGACGCGGCCGTGCTCCAGGTGACCAAGGACGCCGCCGCCGCCACCTACGAAGGCGACTCCGACGGCTTCGACGCGCCTGAAAGCGCCGAACCGGCCGCCCAGGCCGCCTCCGACTACGACACGCAGGTCTCCACCGACGCCGCCCAGGCCGTCGATCCCTTCGAACAGATCGACTTTGGCAACTACTTCGACGAGTGGATGGACCCGGGCTTCCGTTCGCCCGCCTCCGAGGATTCCGACAAACCCTCGTTCGAAACGTTTCTCTCCTCGCCCGTCACCCTGACTGAGCACCTGCGCCAGCAACTGGCTCTGCTCGTCATGGATCCCGAAGTCCGTGATGCGGCCGACGCCATCATCGGAAATCTTGACGACACAGGCTACCTTTGCATCTCGCTGGACGAAATCGCCGAGACTGAAGGCTACACGATGGACAACCTCGAGGCTGCCCTCGAGGAGGTTCAGTGCCTGGAGCCCGCCGGCATCGCCGCCCGCTCGCTGCAGGAGTGCCTGCTGCTCCAGATCGAAAGCCGCAACGGCAAGGACGGCGTCGCCTGGCAGATCGTTAAGGACCACCTGAAACTGGTCGAGTCCAAGAGCGTCAAGGAACTCGCCCGCCTCCTGGGCCGGCCCATGGAGCACATCCAGATCGCGCTCGAGGTCATCCGCCACCTCGATCCGAAGCCCGGCATCCGCTACTCGGGTCCCGGCGCCCGCCAGGTCGAACCGGATGTCTATATCTTTAAGGATGGCGACGACTACGTCATCCAGATCAGCGACGAGGACCTGCCCCAACTCCGGTTGAACGGCGGCTACCGCCGTCTGCTCGACCGCGAGCAGGAACCCGATAAGGATACGCGCAATTACATCAAGGAGCGCTTCCAGTCGGCCCTGCAGCTCATCCGCAACATCGAACAACGCAAGCAGACCATCCTGAAGGTCTGCCAAAGCATCGTACGCCGCCAGGGCGAGTTCCTCGAAGAAGGAATCGACGAGCTGCGGCCCATGATGATCAAGGACGTCGCCGAAGAGATCGGCGTCCATCCCTCGACGGTCAGCCGCGCGGTTGCCGGCAAGTACGCCCACACCCCGCAAGGTGTCTTTGAACTGCGATTCTTCTTTTCAGAGGCAGTGCAGGGACCTTCGGGCGGCGGCATCCCGCTACAAACCTTGAAGCGCATGGTGAAGAAAATGATTGAGGAAGAAGACTCCGCCAAACCTCTCACCGACGACCAGATTGCCGCCAAGCTCCAGGCCCAGGGCATCCAGGTCACGCGCCGCACGGTGGCCAAATACCGCGAGGATATGAAGATTCCCTCCACCCACCATCGCCGGGTCCGGAACTAAGCTACAGTTTCTTCCTCCCGCGATCGATGAATGGGCGAAGGAGAAAGGCACGGCCATGAAAATCACTTTTACTGGCAAGCAGGACAAGCTGAATCCGTCGCAGGAGCGTAAGCTCGCTATGGCGTTCTCACGGCTCTCCAAGCTTTTGGAACGCCGTGGAGAGAAGGAAGCTCAAGTCATCTTGAGCGTCCAGCGCCATCTGCAGCACGCGGAGGTACGTGTCAACTTCTATGACCACACGCTGGTCGGCGCCGGTGCGGCGACCGATCAGTTCGCGGCCACCATGGAAGCTGTAGACAAGGTCGAGAAACAGGCCTTGAAGAATCGCGAGAAGTGGCGCGACACCAAGCGCGACGGCACCAAGCGCACCGCGGCCGAGATCGCTGAGCCGCTCGTCGCCGTACCCGCCGCCAAGCCCGCGAAAGCCAGCAAGGCCAAGCCGGTGAAGTCCAAGCCCGCCAAGGTAGTGAAGGCCAACGGCAAATCCAGCGGCAAGCCAATGACCGTGGACGAGGCGATGATCGCCATGGAAGAGGATCGCGACTACATGGTTTTTCGCGATTGCGAGACCGACAAGGTGAGTGTGCTCATACGCCGCCGCGACGGGAAGGTGGATTTGGTCGAGGCCTAGGCCTTAGAAACAAGGGGTTAAGTAAGGACGAGTGGGAGAGCAACCGAAGCGGGATCAACAGCCCGAACTGGTGATCATCACCGGTCTCAGCGGCTCGGGTAAGGGGACTGTCCTCAAAACGCTGGAGGATCACGGCTACTATTCCGTCGACAATCTCCCCCTCGGCCTCATACCCAAATTTGCGGAACTCACGCGCGACTCGCCCAACATCCGGCGCGCCGCGCTCGTCGTCGACATCCGGGAACGCGAGCAACTGGAGCAGTTCCCGGATGTCTTCGCCAAAATCCGGCGCAGCATCTCCACGCGCCTCATCTTCCTCGACGCCGATGACGATTCTCTCGTCCGGCGCTACAGCGAGACCCGCCGCCCCCACCCGCTAGGCGGCGACCGCAGCGTCCTGCGCAACGTGCGCTCCGAACGCCGCACGCTCGAACCCATCCGAGCCCTGGCCGATCACGTCATCAATACCACCGAACTCAACGTCCACCAGCTCAGGAAGCGCATCATCGAGAACTTCGGAGCCTCGGACGAAGCCAAGCTCCGCGTCTATGTGATGAGCTTCGGCTTTCGCCACGGCGTCCCGCCGGAAAGCGATCTGGTCTTCGACGTCCGGTTTCTGCCGAACCCCAACTACATCCCGGAGTTCAAGAATCTCACCGGCAAGAACGCCGGAGTCGCCCGCTATATCCGCAGCTTTCCCCAGACGGTGGAGTTCATGGAGCGTATCTCCAGCCTCCTGCTCTACCTGATGCCGCACTACACGGCGGAGGGCAAGAGTTACCTGACGATCTCGATCGGTTGTACAGGAGGCCAGCACCGGTCGGTGATGATGGCTGAGGAGATCAACAAGCGTCTGGCCAAGGCGGGTTACGCCACCAAAGTCGCCCACCGCGACATCGAGAAGCACTGACCCCACCCGGAGCCGCTCCACAAACGGAGCCGCCCGGCAAACGGAGCCGCGAACGTCAGTGAGCGGATACCCAACCGAACTACCCCAACCCAATCCGCAACCGGAAAGCCCTACCCCGCCGCCGCCAAACTAACTTCCCCCGCCACCCCGTCCACCTCCACCCCGTGCACCTTCGGAGTCCCGCAGAAGTCAGTAGCCATCTTCCTGACTGCCAGGGCCAGCGCGCTCTCGCCCGTCAGTCCCAACTGTCCCGCCGCCTGCAAGCTAAAGTAATCGTTCGGCAGAATCCACGACAGGTGCATCTTCAACGCCGCCGATATCGCATCCGGCTGCAGCGGATCCCGCTTCGACGTCCGGTTCAATGCGACATGCAGCGAAGCCGGTTCGACCCCCGCCGCGTACAACAGCTCCGTATTTCGATGTAGCGTGTTCAGGCTGGCCAGTTCCGGAGTCGTCACCACCACAACATCATCCATCAGCGCCGCGGCCGCCAGCGTCTCCGGAGCGGCGGTGCATGGTAGATCCACCACCACCCAGTCGAAACACTGCCGCGCCATCTGCAGCAACGAACGCAGCTCTTCCTCCGGCACCGAATCCGTCTCCGGAATCGCCGGGGCCGGCAGCATGCTGATGCCATTGAATTGAATGGCTTCGCTAAAACAACGCGCACCCGCCGGCAGCGCCGCTACCGCGTCCACTACGTCGAACGGATGCACCATCGCCTCGGCCCAACCCGAAGTCGTACCCGAAAGCAAATTCAAATCGATCGACAACACCCGCCGCCCGCTCATCCTCCGCAACGCGAAGGCGGCCTGGGTAGCAAGGGTCGTGGCGCCTGAGCCGGGCTTACTACTCGTAAAACCCACAACCCGGGCGCCACACTGGAGAAAACTCTCTGAGTTTCGTGGAGCACGGCTCTCCACACGCTGCGCCACTTCGCGAAAGGAGAATTCGTCGAAGGGCAGATGCAGGTAGTCAAAAGCGCCGCCGCGCAGCAGGTCGATCACCGCATCCGGCTGGTGCCGCATCGCACACGCCACCACCGGCCCGCGGAACTCCATCTGGTGCAGGGTCTGCAGCAATTTCATCGAGGCGGGCAGATCGTCGCACTGCAGGTACAGGCAATCCGGCTGGAAATGCGCCAGCGTCAGTCTCAACCGCTCCGCACCCGGATAGGATGCAAGGACAGTGACGACCTCGAATCCTACCTCCTCTAAAAATCGGGCGCGAAGTTCCGAGGCCATCGCCGCATGCGGAGCAACCACGACAACTCGCAAAGGACCGGCACTCATGCAGGAGTTATCGCACGTTCCTGGCCAAGTGGCCCTATCTCCAGATGGATGTAAGTTATTGATTTATATGTATAGTACTCGCCGCAGGCAGGATCTAGACACGGGCAGTGTGGACAGAATGTCCCGCCTTCAGGACACGCATGTCCTTGCAGTACTTGGGGCTTGGCCGATCCATCCGCCCCGCTCTTGTGGAAAACGGTTGATACAATAAGGTCAGATTACGCCCATGCTGGCAACCAACACCATTGCGGAAGAGATCCTGGACCTGAAGCGCGACCGCAAGGCAATCCTCCTCGCGCATCACTACCAGGAGTCCGAGATCCAGGAACTGGCCGACTCCATCGGCGATAGCCTGGAACTCGCCCGGAAAGCTCAGCAGTTCGAAGGCGACGTCATCGTCTTCTGCGGCGTCTGGTTCATGGCGGAGACCGCGAAGGTCCTCAACCCGGACCGCATCGTCGTCGTGCCTGACCGTGAGGCCGGCTGCAGTCTGGTCGACTCCTGCCCCGCCGATCAGCTCAAGGCCTGGAAACACCGCCATCCGGACCATGCCATCGTCAGCTACATCAACACCTCCGTCGAGGTGAAGGCCGAGAGCGACATCCTCTGCACCTCGCGCAACGCCGTCCAGGTGGTCAATTCGATCCCGGCCGGCCAGCCCATCCTCTTCCTGCCCGACATCAACCTCGGCAACTACGTGAAGCAGCAGACCGGCCGCGAGAACATGAAGATCTGGCAGGGCGCCTGCATCGTCCACGCCACCTTCCCCGCGCGCCGTGTCACCTCCGCCAAGGCGGAGCACCCCACCGCGCTCGTCGCCGCCCACCCCGAGTGCCCGGCCGACGTCCTCCGCCTGGCCGATTTCATTGGCTCTACTTCGGCCATCATCGACTGGTGCGTCAAACACCCGCACAACGAATTCATCATCATGACCGAGAGCGGCGTCCGCCACTCGCTCGAACGCCTTGCGCCGGAAAAGACTTTCCACTTCGTGGCCAACGAGCAGTGCAACTGCAGCGAATGCCCGTACATGAAGCGCAATACCCTCGAGAAACTGCGCGACTGCCTGCGCGACCTCACCCCGCGCGTGGAACTCACCGCCGAACTGATGGATCGCGCCCGGCGCCCCGTCGAACGCATGCTCGCCCTGCGCTAAGCGAAAGGGACCCCTGATGACGCCCGCGTCCACACCTCTCATCGATACCTTCGGGCGCGTCCACGACAACCTGCGCATCAGCGTCACAGACCGCTGCAACATCCGCTGCTTCTACTGCATGCCCGAGGACGGCGTCCAGTTCATGCAGCGCTCCGAGATCCTCACCTTCGAGGAAATCGAGCACTTCGCCCGCGTCGCCGTTTCCCTGGGCGTCAATAAGATCCGCATTACCGGCGGTGAACCCCTGGTCCGCAAGGATCTTCCAGTTCTCGTAGAGAAACTCACCGCCATCGAAGGCGTCAAGGACATCGCCCTCACCACCAACGGCGTCCTGCTGGCCGAACAGGCCGAGGCCCTCTACGCCGCCGGGCTGCGCCGCTTGAACGTCCACCTCGACACCCTCGATCGCGAGCGCTTCCACCAGATCACGCGCCGCGACGACCTGCCGCGCGTCCTGGCCGGCATCGACCGCGCCCAGCAGTTGGGCTTCGGACCCATCAAAATCAATGCCGTCGCCGTCAAGAATCTGGTCGAGCCCGACATCGTGCCCCTCGCCCGCTTCGGTCGCGAGCGTGGCATCGAGATCCGCTACATCGAATTCATGCCCCTGGACGCCCAGGGCCTGTGGGACCACCGCAAGGTGCTCCTCACCGACGAGATGATCGGCCTGCTGGAAGCCGGCATCGGGCCGCTGGAAGTCATGCCGGACCCCGACCCCCGCGCTCCGGCGCTCGAGTATCGCTGGAAAGATGGCGGCGGCGCCATCGGCTTCATCGCCTCCGTCAGCCGCCCCTTCTGCCTCAACTGCAACCGTCTCCGCATTACCTCGGATGGAAAGCTGCGATACTGCCTGTTTGCGATTGAAGAGACTGACGTGAAGGGCCTGTTGCGCGGAAACGCCGGAGACGATGCCATCCGGCAGGTCATCCGGGACGTGGTGTGGGCCAAGTGGCAGGGCCACGAGATCAACACCGCGAAGTTCGTCGCTCCGCCTCGGCCCATGTATTCCATCGGCGGGTAGTAATGTTTCAACGATCTTTGCCTTATCTGGCCGGGCTCCTCGCCTGCGGGCTATTCCTGGCCTTGGGCCTCATCTTCCTCCCCTATCCGGGCGCACAGTACGACGAGACGCTCTTCGTCATGTCGATCCACAGCCCGCAATATGTCGAGTACGCCATGAAGTTCGGCGCCGTGAAGGTGCCCATCATGCTCATGACGTACATCGGCTCGCTCAAGGCCGCCATCTACGCCCCAATCCTGTACTTCTTCGGCGCCGGCAACGCCACCCTCCGCATCCCCGTGCTGCTCATGGGCGGAGCCTCCGTCTTCCTGCTCTACCTCATCCTCAAACGGCTCAGCGGCTGGAAGACCGCCTTCCTCCTCGCCCTCCTGCTCGCGACCGACGCGCTCTTCCTGCTCACCGATGTCTTCGATTGGGGACCCGTCGCGCTCCAGCACATCCTCTTCACCGGAGCTGTCTACTGCTTCGTGCGCTTCAGCACCGATCAACGCCGCCGCTGGCTGTTCATCGGCTCCCTCTGCGCCGGCCTCGCCCTCTGGGACAAAGCACTCTTCATCTGGCTGCTGGGCGGATTCTCCGTCGCGCTGCTGGCTGTCTTCCCGCGACAACTCCTCGCCCTGGCGAAGAATCGCCGCCATCTCGCCGCCGTCGTGCTCGGCTTTGTCCTCGGCGCCGCGCCGTTCCTCTACTACAACAAGATCCACAAGCTGCGCACCATCACCGCCAATACCGAGATGGACGAGCAGCACCCGCTCGACAAGCTCGTCATGCTCGACCGCACCCTCGACGGCAGCGGTCTCATGGGCTACATTGTGCGGGAAGACCCCGAAGGCGCGGTCCTCAACCTCAAGTCGTGGGAGAAGATCCCGCTCTTCCTCAACGGCAAACTCGGCAACCCGCGCAATAGCCTGCAGCACATCCTGCTCGTCCTGGCGCTGTTCATCGCGCCCGTCCTCTGCTGGAGCGGTCCCAATCGCAAAGCCGCCCTGTTATTCGTGCTCGGCGGGCTTTTCACCTACATCCTCATGCTGCTCACGAAGAGTGCCGGAGGCTCCGCCCACCACACCGTCCTCCTGTGGCCCATCCCGCAGATCCTGGCCGGGCTGATGGTCGGTGAGATCTATCGCCGCTGGCCGCGCCGCGGCTTCCGCATCGCCTCCGCCATCGTCCTCCTCTGCGTCGTCTCGAACCTGACCGTCCTCAACACCTATCTCGCCCACTTCATCGCCTGCGGACCCACCGTCATCTGGAGCGACGCCATCCGCCCGCTCGTCGCCGAGATCGGCAGCCGCCCCGGCAAGCTCTTCTTCGGCACGGATTGGGGCATCACCCAGCAGGTGGAGTTCTATGGCAACGGCAAAATCGGCTTCCATCGCACCAGCGACGCCATCGTCATCGGCCTGCCTGAGCCGCTGAACGTCCAGCACCTCGAAGGCTATATGGCCGACCCCTCCACCGTCTTCGTCACCCACACCGAAGGCCACGAAGCCTTCGTCGGAGTCCGTAAAAAACTGCTCGATTTCGCCGCCGAACGCGGCTATCGCGACGAGCTCTACAAAGTGATCAGCGACCGCCACGGCGTGCCCATCTTCGAGATCCATGAATTCCGAAAATGAGCCTGTCGAGGTTCCAATCACCGATGTCTTCGACCTCCACCCCTTCGCACCCCGGGATGTGAAGGCGGCCGTCGAAGCCTATCTCGAAGAGGCGCACGCCCGCGGCTTCACCGCCTTGCGCATCATCCACGGCCGCGGCATCGGCGTGCAGCGTGAGATGGTCCGCAAGACCCTGGCGCGCACACCCTATGTGTTGGAGTTTCGCGACGCGCCCGAAGGCGCCGGCGGCTGGGGCGCTACGCTCGTAACGCTGCGGCAGCCCTGACCAGCAGCCACGCACCCGCCACCACCAGCAGCGGAGCCGACAGCACCCCCGGCAGCATCCTCTGGAAGTAAAGAGAACCCGCAATGTGCACGCAGCCGTTCAGCAGCAGGATCAGCCCATAGGGCAACGAGGCCCATTGAATCCACCGTGCCCCGCGGAACGCCGCCCGTGAGGCGATCAGCAGCAGCACCACCGCCGCAATCAATCCGGCCAGCCACTCCCCAAATTCGTAGGTGGGCAGCCACTGGATCAGCAGCACGTCCCGCAGCATCATCACGAAGGGATTGTAGAAACCGAGAAAATCGTGCACGGCCTCATCCGCCACGTGCACCGCCAGCACCAGCGTCAGTGCGACCCAAGCCATCGCATGACGCCGTACCACTGAGTTCATTGCAAAGGCCTTTCGACGAGATTCTACCGCGCCTTCACCACCCCAGCATCTTCCTCAGGAACTCGATCGCCGCCGGACCATCCACCCGGTGCGGCCCGTTGAAGAACGCAATCCTCGTCTGCTCGCCGAGGCCGGCCTCTTCGTAGAACCGCCTCACCTTGGCATACTCATACGCTACCCACTCGTCTTTCCCCACACCGTCGCGATGCCCCCGCTCCACCAGGAACGCCCGCGGAGCCATTATCATCGCCAGCTCCGCATGGCTCGCCACATGCCCCATGTTCCACTCGAGAATCTCGTACTCCTTCGTGAACATGTAGCTGTAGCGCTCGTCCACCGTGGTCAGCTTCCTGATCCACTCGTTGAAGTCCCCGCCGCACACCACCACGCGATACCGCTCATCGAACACCGGTACGCGCAGCGCCGTCTTGCCGCCGTAGCTCAACCCATAGAACCCCAGCCGCGTGGCATCCACCTCGGGCAGCGTCACCAGCCAGTCCGTCAGCGTCTCATACTGCGCCCGGATCAACGAGTACAGCGACAGGCCCAGCGGATTGGCCAGCCGCGCCAGATGCCGGAACTCGCCGACCGTCGGATTCTGCGCCGAGTACACAATGAAGCCAAGATCCGCCAACTGTGCCCCCAGATTGCGATACACCTCCAACCCGCGGCCTTCCTTCTGCCCGAAGTACACATCCGCCAGCCCGTTCAACCCATGCTGCACCACCACCAGGGGCCGCTTCTCGCCGGGCTTCAGGTCCTTCGGCACCAGCAGGTAGCCCGAGCCAAATACCTCGGGCCGCACATCGAACTGAATCGAGTACGCCACCCACTGCCCGCCATCCTGATGGAACGCGCGCCGCACATTCGAAGCGCTCGCCGGACCCGGCAGCCGCCCGATCACTTCATCCAGAAATTTCTCGGCGACCTTCTTCGGCCCCGCGTCCTTCCACAACGCCGCCCGGACATTCTCTGAAGCCGCCACCAGCCGTTGCGTGTAGTCCACCAGTTCC encodes the following:
- the rpoN gene encoding RNA polymerase factor sigma-54, with translation MSLLSPRLQLAVKQKQILTPGLVQMVTVLQLNRLELREMIAQEIAENPVLEDTGEIGEDLTPAEVQSLLELERDPAPSDAAVLQVTKDAAAATYEGDSDGFDAPESAEPAAQAASDYDTQVSTDAAQAVDPFEQIDFGNYFDEWMDPGFRSPASEDSDKPSFETFLSSPVTLTEHLRQQLALLVMDPEVRDAADAIIGNLDDTGYLCISLDEIAETEGYTMDNLEAALEEVQCLEPAGIAARSLQECLLLQIESRNGKDGVAWQIVKDHLKLVESKSVKELARLLGRPMEHIQIALEVIRHLDPKPGIRYSGPGARQVEPDVYIFKDGDDYVIQISDEDLPQLRLNGGYRRLLDREQEPDKDTRNYIKERFQSALQLIRNIEQRKQTILKVCQSIVRRQGEFLEEGIDELRPMMIKDVAEEIGVHPSTVSRAVAGKYAHTPQGVFELRFFFSEAVQGPSGGGIPLQTLKRMVKKMIEEEDSAKPLTDDQIAAKLQAQGIQVTRRTVAKYREDMKIPSTHHRRVRN
- a CDS encoding ribosome hibernation promotion factor, with the protein product MKITFTGKQDKLNPSQERKLAMAFSRLSKLLERRGEKEAQVILSVQRHLQHAEVRVNFYDHTLVGAGAATDQFAATMEAVDKVEKQALKNREKWRDTKRDGTKRTAAEIAEPLVAVPAAKPAKASKAKPVKSKPAKVVKANGKSSGKPMTVDEAMIAMEEDRDYMVFRDCETDKVSVLIRRRDGKVDLVEA
- the rapZ gene encoding RNase adapter RapZ, translated to MGEQPKRDQQPELVIITGLSGSGKGTVLKTLEDHGYYSVDNLPLGLIPKFAELTRDSPNIRRAALVVDIREREQLEQFPDVFAKIRRSISTRLIFLDADDDSLVRRYSETRRPHPLGGDRSVLRNVRSERRTLEPIRALADHVINTTELNVHQLRKRIIENFGASDEAKLRVYVMSFGFRHGVPPESDLVFDVRFLPNPNYIPEFKNLTGKNAGVARYIRSFPQTVEFMERISSLLLYLMPHYTAEGKSYLTISIGCTGGQHRSVMMAEEINKRLAKAGYATKVAHRDIEKH
- a CDS encoding AAA family ATPase; amino-acid sequence: MSAGPLRVVVVAPHAAMASELRARFLEEVGFEVVTVLASYPGAERLRLTLAHFQPDCLYLQCDDLPASMKLLQTLHQMEFRGPVVACAMRHQPDAVIDLLRGGAFDYLHLPFDEFSFREVAQRVESRAPRNSESFLQCGARVVGFTSSKPGSGATTLATQAAFALRRMSGRRVLSIDLNLLSGTTSGWAEAMVHPFDVVDAVAALPAGARCFSEAIQFNGISMLPAPAIPETDSVPEEELRSLLQMARQCFDWVVVDLPCTAAPETLAAAALMDDVVVVTTPELASLNTLHRNTELLYAAGVEPASLHVALNRTSKRDPLQPDAISAALKMHLSWILPNDYFSLQAAGQLGLTGESALALAVRKMATDFCGTPKVHGVEVDGVAGEVSLAAAG
- the nadA gene encoding quinolinate synthase NadA, which encodes MLATNTIAEEILDLKRDRKAILLAHHYQESEIQELADSIGDSLELARKAQQFEGDVIVFCGVWFMAETAKVLNPDRIVVVPDREAGCSLVDSCPADQLKAWKHRHPDHAIVSYINTSVEVKAESDILCTSRNAVQVVNSIPAGQPILFLPDINLGNYVKQQTGRENMKIWQGACIVHATFPARRVTSAKAEHPTALVAAHPECPADVLRLADFIGSTSAIIDWCVKHPHNEFIIMTESGVRHSLERLAPEKTFHFVANEQCNCSECPYMKRNTLEKLRDCLRDLTPRVELTAELMDRARRPVERMLALR
- the moaA gene encoding GTP 3',8-cyclase MoaA translates to MTPASTPLIDTFGRVHDNLRISVTDRCNIRCFYCMPEDGVQFMQRSEILTFEEIEHFARVAVSLGVNKIRITGGEPLVRKDLPVLVEKLTAIEGVKDIALTTNGVLLAEQAEALYAAGLRRLNVHLDTLDRERFHQITRRDDLPRVLAGIDRAQQLGFGPIKINAVAVKNLVEPDIVPLARFGRERGIEIRYIEFMPLDAQGLWDHRKVLLTDEMIGLLEAGIGPLEVMPDPDPRAPALEYRWKDGGGAIGFIASVSRPFCLNCNRLRITSDGKLRYCLFAIEETDVKGLLRGNAGDDAIRQVIRDVVWAKWQGHEINTAKFVAPPRPMYSIGG
- a CDS encoding ArnT family glycosyltransferase; translation: MFQRSLPYLAGLLACGLFLALGLIFLPYPGAQYDETLFVMSIHSPQYVEYAMKFGAVKVPIMLMTYIGSLKAAIYAPILYFFGAGNATLRIPVLLMGGASVFLLYLILKRLSGWKTAFLLALLLATDALFLLTDVFDWGPVALQHILFTGAVYCFVRFSTDQRRRWLFIGSLCAGLALWDKALFIWLLGGFSVALLAVFPRQLLALAKNRRHLAAVVLGFVLGAAPFLYYNKIHKLRTITANTEMDEQHPLDKLVMLDRTLDGSGLMGYIVREDPEGAVLNLKSWEKIPLFLNGKLGNPRNSLQHILLVLALFIAPVLCWSGPNRKAALLFVLGGLFTYILMLLTKSAGGSAHHTVLLWPIPQILAGLMVGEIYRRWPRRGFRIASAIVLLCVVSNLTVLNTYLAHFIACGPTVIWSDAIRPLVAEIGSRPGKLFFGTDWGITQQVEFYGNGKIGFHRTSDAIVIGLPEPLNVQHLEGYMADPSTVFVTHTEGHEAFVGVRKKLLDFAAERGYRDELYKVISDRHGVPIFEIHEFRK
- a CDS encoding Smr/MutS family protein — translated: MNSENEPVEVPITDVFDLHPFAPRDVKAAVEAYLEEAHARGFTALRIIHGRGIGVQREMVRKTLARTPYVLEFRDAPEGAGGWGATLVTLRQP
- a CDS encoding alpha/beta hydrolase family protein — protein: MKTVYLWFVLAATAAAQGPASAPAPVEEMVAGMTRYLQKLTAESAAGRKPTPEKLRRMIGAVDERVPFQEPDLRLRGETAVYRVFAARWPVLDGVTAEGLYYQPKTGARMRVVVLSDNVTRARALAAAGCEVLAPVLIDTKSTYSGNPALGLQTEQPHREWIYRMAFPVGRHIYGYEVEKALAAVDWFASKQPAMPIAVYGEGEGAAEAVFAGVLDARIAKIEARGFSIESPALWQQPIYRNVFGLLRDFGDAEFAALLGARAGQLPVAAVLPDNMEPEIHMRQQVWELVDYTQRLVAASENVRAALWKDAGPKKVAEKFLDEVIGRLPGPASASNVRRAFHQDGGQWVAYSIQFDVRPEVFGSGYLLVPKDLKPGEKRPLVVVQHGLNGLADVYFGQKEGRGLEVYRNLGAQLADLGFIVYSAQNPTVGEFRHLARLANPLGLSLYSLIRAQYETLTDWLVTLPEVDATRLGFYGLSYGGKTALRVPVFDERYRVVVCGGDFNEWIRKLTTVDERYSYMFTKEYEILEWNMGHVASHAELAMIMAPRAFLVERGHRDGVGKDEWVAYEYAKVRRFYEEAGLGEQTRIAFFNGPHRVDGPAAIEFLRKMLGW